From one Streptomyces sp. N50 genomic stretch:
- a CDS encoding response regulator transcription factor produces the protein MIRLLLVHDACLVRSVLAEWLRREPGLGVWDTPWHTAPGRVRSVRPDVCAADLDCDDTYGIPPLGEVGPRGTGPTPPGLLVLATAHRPGLLKRALEEGALGYVDKASPPDRLVHAIRRVAEGKRFVDDSLGFGFLKAAEMPLTRRELSVLTLAAEGASVAEIAGSLHLSHGTVRNYMAAITRKTGARNRVDAIRISQGEGWL, from the coding sequence GTGATCCGGCTACTTCTGGTGCACGACGCGTGTCTGGTGAGATCGGTCCTGGCGGAGTGGCTCCGCCGCGAACCCGGCCTCGGGGTCTGGGACACCCCGTGGCACACAGCACCCGGTCGCGTCCGGTCCGTCCGGCCGGACGTGTGCGCGGCGGACCTCGACTGCGACGACACGTACGGAATCCCGCCACTCGGCGAAGTGGGCCCGCGCGGCACCGGCCCCACCCCGCCCGGCCTCCTCGTCCTGGCCACCGCACACCGCCCCGGCCTGCTGAAACGCGCGCTGGAGGAGGGCGCGCTCGGCTATGTCGACAAGGCGAGCCCACCGGACCGGCTGGTGCACGCCATCCGGCGCGTCGCGGAGGGGAAACGTTTCGTTGACGACTCCCTGGGCTTCGGATTCCTCAAGGCCGCGGAGATGCCGCTGACCCGCAGAGAGCTGAGCGTGTTAACCCTGGCCGCCGAGGGCGCCTCCGTCGCGGAGATCGCCGGGAGCCTGCACCTGTCCCACGGGACCGTGCGCAACTACATGGCGGCCATCACCCGAAAGACCGGCGCCCGCAACCGCGTCGACGCGATCCGTATCTCCCAGGGCGAGGGCTGGCTCTGA
- a CDS encoding NHLP family bacteriocin export ABC transporter peptidase/permease/ATPase subunit, translated as MSPAQDTRSRRRSAPPKRPVPKGRAKTVRSPTVLQMEAVECGAASLAMVLGHYGRHIPLEELRIACGVSRDGSRASNLLKAARSYGLTAKGMQMDTAALAEVRSPAVLFWEFNHYVVYDGMGRRFGRRGVYINDPGKGRRFVPMEDFDASFTGVVLVMEPGDGFEKGGRKPGVLGAMPARLRGTAGTMPAAVLASLLLVLVGAAMPALSRTYIDMFLIGGQTSLLGVLFASMGTCVLLTLALTWLQQANLLHGRIISSTLSSARFLRHLLRLPVTFFSQRSPADLVQRLQSNDAVAETLARDLSAAGVDAVVVVLYAFLLYTYDPQLTYVGIGVALLNVVAMRVVIRLRATRTAKLRADSARLTNTAYTGLQLIETMKATGGEDGYFRKWAGQHATTLEEQQRLGVPSAWLGVVAPTLASLNSALILWIGGMRAVEGHISVGLLVAFQALVTRFTAPITRLNGVAGRIQDFAADVARLKDVENFQADPLYSRAGGADSTRRLQGHVELENITFGYSPLDKPLLTGFDLTVGPGQQVALVGGSGSGKSTVSRLISGLYTPWEGVIRIDDHRLDDIPRGALAASVSFVDQDVFLFEGSVRDNVALWDPSIPDEAVADALRDAALYDVVMRRPGGIHSRVEQDGRNFSGGQRQRLEIARALVRRPSILVLDEVTSALDAETELVVMDNLRKRGCACVVIAHRLSTVRDSDEIVVLEHGTIVERGRHDALVAAGGAYATLVKER; from the coding sequence ATGAGCCCCGCACAGGACACCCGTTCACGGCGCCGCTCCGCCCCGCCGAAACGCCCGGTCCCCAAGGGCCGTGCCAAGACGGTCCGTTCACCCACGGTCCTCCAGATGGAGGCCGTCGAGTGCGGCGCCGCCTCCCTCGCGATGGTGCTCGGCCACTACGGCCGCCACATCCCGCTGGAGGAACTGCGCATCGCCTGCGGCGTCTCCCGCGACGGCTCCCGCGCCAGCAACCTCCTCAAGGCAGCACGCAGTTACGGCCTCACGGCCAAGGGCATGCAGATGGACACGGCCGCCCTGGCCGAAGTCCGTTCCCCCGCCGTCCTGTTCTGGGAGTTCAACCACTACGTCGTCTACGACGGCATGGGACGCCGCTTCGGCCGCCGCGGGGTGTACATCAACGACCCCGGCAAGGGCCGCCGGTTCGTGCCCATGGAGGACTTCGACGCCAGCTTCACCGGTGTCGTCCTGGTCATGGAACCGGGCGACGGCTTCGAGAAGGGCGGCCGCAAGCCGGGCGTGCTCGGCGCGATGCCGGCCCGGCTGCGCGGTACCGCGGGCACGATGCCCGCCGCCGTCCTCGCGAGCCTGCTCCTGGTGCTGGTCGGCGCGGCGATGCCCGCGCTCAGCCGGACCTACATCGACATGTTCCTGATAGGCGGTCAGACGTCCCTGCTGGGCGTCCTGTTCGCGTCGATGGGGACGTGTGTTCTGCTCACGCTGGCGCTGACCTGGCTGCAACAGGCGAACCTGCTGCACGGCCGCATCATCTCCTCCACCCTCTCCAGCGCCCGCTTCCTGCGCCATCTGCTGCGGCTGCCCGTGACGTTCTTCTCCCAGCGCAGCCCGGCCGACCTGGTGCAGCGCCTCCAGTCGAACGACGCCGTCGCCGAGACCCTGGCCCGCGACCTCTCGGCGGCCGGGGTGGACGCGGTGGTCGTGGTGCTCTACGCATTCCTCCTCTATACGTACGACCCCCAACTCACCTACGTGGGCATAGGTGTTGCCCTGCTGAACGTGGTCGCGATGCGGGTCGTCATCCGGCTGCGCGCGACCCGGACGGCGAAGCTGCGCGCCGACAGCGCCCGCCTCACCAACACGGCATACACCGGGCTCCAGTTGATCGAGACGATGAAGGCGACCGGCGGTGAGGACGGCTACTTCCGCAAGTGGGCCGGCCAGCACGCCACCACCCTGGAGGAACAGCAGCGGCTCGGCGTGCCGAGCGCCTGGCTGGGCGTGGTCGCGCCGACGCTCGCCTCGCTCAACAGCGCGCTGATCCTGTGGATCGGCGGTATGCGCGCGGTCGAAGGGCACATCTCCGTAGGCCTGTTGGTCGCCTTCCAGGCGCTCGTCACCCGCTTCACCGCGCCGATCACCCGGCTCAACGGCGTCGCGGGCCGCATCCAGGACTTCGCGGCCGACGTGGCCCGCCTCAAGGACGTCGAGAACTTCCAGGCCGATCCCCTCTACTCCCGTGCGGGCGGTGCCGATTCGACCCGCCGACTGCAGGGACACGTCGAGCTGGAGAACATCACCTTCGGCTACAGCCCGCTCGACAAACCACTCCTCACCGGCTTCGACCTGACGGTCGGCCCGGGCCAGCAGGTGGCGCTGGTCGGCGGCTCCGGCAGCGGCAAGTCCACGGTGTCCAGGCTGATTTCGGGTCTCTACACGCCCTGGGAGGGCGTGATCCGCATCGATGACCACCGCCTCGATGACATCCCGCGCGGCGCGCTCGCCGCCTCCGTGTCCTTCGTCGACCAGGACGTGTTCCTCTTCGAGGGGTCGGTCCGCGACAACGTGGCGCTGTGGGATCCGTCGATCCCGGACGAGGCCGTGGCGGACGCGCTGCGCGACGCGGCCCTGTACGACGTCGTCATGCGGCGGCCCGGCGGCATCCACAGCCGGGTCGAGCAGGACGGCCGCAACTTCTCCGGCGGTCAGCGTCAACGCCTGGAGATAGCAAGGGCGTTGGTGCGCCGCCCCAGCATCCTGGTCCTCGACGAGGTGACGAGCGCCCTGGACGCGGAGACCGAGCTGGTCGTGATGGACAACCTGCGCAAGCGCGGCTGCGCCTGCGTGGTGATCGCGCACCGGCTCAGCACCGTGCGCGACAGCGACGAGATCGTCGTCCTCGAACACGGGACGATCGTGGAACGCGGGCGGCACGACGCCCTGGTGGCGGCCGGCGGCGCGTACGCCACGCTGGTCAAGGAGCGGTGA
- a CDS encoding NHLP bacteriocin export ABC transporter permease/ATPase subunit produces the protein MTSVHEGDLVLGALGNLGTPIDCAGSNRLDLEGPQVLWLVASGAIDLFAVDAVQQGHWHHLGRLEAGALLLGPVNGPQHTLVARPLRDCVVHRINLRELYQPANTQTWSYDEYGNPQYVPPTSSPLEYALALGVGRGLSILFQAPMATDRAAAPTDDDVFWMQVPPGSVQYGSMYGAEAAADLLMDPAVWQDMVNQQYRLLSTLDKWIEQLERTHETRTAAGIKAGEAVRAQADRTLLASIGKSSDRRTTAADADASYAACKLVAEAAGLTLAEPSQSGSESDRLDPVERIALASRVRVRAVRLDGRWWRDNVGPLVGHRALSGAPVALLWRRGGYVAVHPATGRETPIEKANAEEFEPRAVMFYRPLPERRLSPFGLLRFSMQGTAGDLSNLLISGLVTVAIGALVPIATGKVLGEFVPKAQTNLIVQVCLAVMITSVVAAAFMLLENLTILRLEGRIEATLQPAVWDRLLRLPTKFFTERSTGELASAAMGISSIRRLLAGVGPVVAQSATVGVMNLGLLFWYNPSMALAAIGMLVVIAAIFLSLGLWQVRWQRKLVVLNNKLNNQAFQTLRGLPKLRVAAAENYAYAAWASEFARSRELQQKVGRIKNLTTVMGAVYLPVCTLLMFMILAGPARGSMSAASFLSFNTSVTMLLTSVTSLTGAFVSAVSALPLFEEIRPVLDAAPEVRTASTRPGRLSGAMEARRISFRYADDGPLVLDDVSFTIRAGEFVAIVGPSGCGKSTLLRLLIGFDKPVSGSVLYDGQDLGALDQSAVRRQCGVVLQHAQPFTGSILDVICGTEPFTPEEAMAAAEMAGLAEDIKRMPMGLHTIVSGSGAVSGGQRQRLMIAQALIRRPRILFFDEATSALDNETQRTVIESTKALNATRIVIAHRLSTVLDADRVIVMEDGKVAQQGPPAQLLADTGGRLHELVRRQMA, from the coding sequence ATGACGTCCGTCCACGAGGGTGACCTGGTCCTCGGCGCGCTGGGGAACCTGGGCACGCCGATCGACTGCGCCGGGTCCAACCGCCTCGACCTCGAAGGCCCGCAGGTGCTGTGGCTGGTCGCGTCGGGCGCCATCGACCTGTTCGCGGTGGACGCCGTACAGCAGGGCCACTGGCACCACCTCGGCCGGCTGGAGGCGGGCGCACTGCTGCTCGGCCCGGTCAACGGGCCCCAACACACCCTGGTGGCACGCCCGTTGCGCGACTGCGTGGTGCACCGCATCAACCTCCGCGAGCTGTACCAGCCCGCCAACACCCAGACCTGGTCGTACGACGAGTACGGCAACCCCCAGTACGTGCCCCCGACTTCGAGCCCGCTCGAATACGCCCTCGCCCTCGGTGTCGGCCGCGGCCTCTCCATCCTCTTCCAGGCACCGATGGCCACCGACCGGGCCGCCGCGCCCACGGACGACGACGTCTTCTGGATGCAAGTCCCGCCGGGCAGCGTGCAGTACGGGTCGATGTACGGCGCCGAGGCCGCCGCCGATCTGCTGATGGACCCGGCCGTCTGGCAGGACATGGTCAACCAGCAGTACCGGCTGCTGTCCACGCTGGACAAGTGGATCGAGCAGCTGGAGCGCACCCACGAGACCCGAACCGCCGCCGGAATCAAGGCCGGTGAGGCGGTGCGCGCGCAGGCCGACCGGACGCTGCTGGCGTCGATCGGCAAGTCATCGGACCGGCGTACGACGGCCGCGGACGCCGACGCGTCGTACGCCGCCTGCAAGTTGGTCGCCGAGGCGGCGGGCCTCACCCTCGCCGAACCCTCCCAGAGCGGCAGCGAGAGCGACCGTCTCGACCCGGTCGAGCGAATAGCCCTCGCCTCACGCGTCCGAGTCCGGGCCGTACGGCTCGACGGGCGTTGGTGGCGTGACAACGTCGGCCCGCTGGTGGGCCATCGGGCGTTGTCGGGAGCGCCGGTCGCACTGCTGTGGCGGCGCGGCGGCTATGTCGCCGTGCACCCGGCGACCGGCCGTGAGACACCGATCGAGAAGGCGAACGCGGAGGAGTTCGAGCCGCGCGCGGTGATGTTCTACCGTCCGCTGCCCGAGCGGCGGCTCAGCCCGTTCGGCCTGCTGCGCTTCTCCATGCAGGGCACCGCAGGCGACCTGTCGAACCTGCTGATCAGCGGGCTGGTGACGGTCGCCATCGGGGCATTGGTGCCCATCGCGACGGGCAAGGTGCTCGGCGAGTTCGTGCCGAAGGCGCAGACGAACCTGATCGTCCAGGTCTGTCTGGCGGTGATGATCACCAGCGTGGTGGCGGCGGCCTTCATGCTGCTGGAGAACCTCACGATCCTCCGCCTGGAAGGCCGGATCGAGGCAACGCTCCAACCGGCCGTCTGGGACCGGCTGTTGAGGCTGCCGACGAAGTTCTTCACCGAACGCTCGACGGGCGAACTCGCCAGCGCCGCGATGGGCATCAGCTCGATCCGCCGTCTCCTGGCGGGAGTTGGGCCCGTCGTCGCCCAGTCGGCGACGGTCGGCGTCATGAACCTGGGCCTGCTGTTCTGGTACAACCCCTCGATGGCGCTCGCCGCGATCGGCATGCTCGTCGTGATCGCGGCCATATTCCTGAGCCTCGGCCTGTGGCAGGTGCGCTGGCAGCGCAAGCTGGTCGTCCTCAACAACAAGCTGAACAACCAGGCGTTCCAGACCCTGCGCGGCCTGCCGAAGCTCCGCGTCGCGGCGGCCGAGAACTACGCCTACGCGGCCTGGGCCTCCGAGTTCGCCCGCAGCCGCGAGTTGCAGCAGAAGGTCGGCCGTATCAAGAACCTCACGACCGTGATGGGCGCGGTGTACCTGCCGGTCTGCACCCTGCTGATGTTCATGATCCTCGCGGGCCCGGCACGCGGCTCCATGTCGGCGGCCTCCTTCCTCAGCTTCAACACCTCGGTGACGATGCTCCTGACCTCCGTCACCAGCCTCACCGGCGCCTTCGTCTCGGCGGTGTCCGCGCTCCCCCTCTTCGAGGAGATCAGGCCGGTCCTGGACGCGGCCCCGGAGGTCCGCACCGCGAGCACCCGCCCCGGCCGGCTCTCCGGCGCGATGGAGGCCCGCCGGATCTCCTTCCGCTACGCCGACGACGGCCCCCTGGTCCTCGACGACGTGTCCTTCACCATCCGCGCGGGCGAGTTCGTGGCGATCGTCGGCCCCAGCGGCTGCGGCAAGTCCACCCTGCTCCGCCTCCTCATCGGCTTCGACAAACCGGTCTCCGGCAGCGTCCTCTACGACGGCCAGGACCTGGGCGCCCTCGACCAGTCGGCGGTGCGGCGGCAGTGCGGGGTGGTGCTCCAGCACGCCCAGCCGTTCACCGGTTCCATCCTGGACGTCATCTGCGGCACCGAGCCGTTCACGCCGGAGGAGGCGATGGCGGCGGCGGAGATGGCGGGGCTCGCCGAGGACATCAAGCGGATGCCGATGGGCCTGCACACGATCGTCTCCGGCAGCGGCGCGGTCTCGGGCGGCCAGCGTCAACGCCTCATGATCGCCCAGGCGTTGATCCGCCGGCCGCGCATCCTCTTCTTCGACGAGGCGACCAGCGCGCTCGACAACGAGACCCAGCGCACGGTGATCGAGAGCACGAAGGCCCTCAACGCGACCCGGATCGTCATCGCGCACCGCCTGTCGACCGTGCTCGACGCCGATCGCGTGATCGTCATGGAGGACGGCAAGGTCGCCCAACAGGGGCCGCCCGCACAGCTGTTGGCGGACACGGGCGGGCGGCTGCACGAGCTGGTGCGGCGACAGATGGCGTGA
- a CDS encoding S1 family peptidase, with amino-acid sequence MSHKRIPKRKAAIAVGGVAALGAAAILLPNANASQDNSAGAATPKTLKATGASDLSSQLAGLLGDAFAGSYYDSATQQLVVNVISGDNNNVVVQAEKAGAKVRKVQNSTAELTAAAQVLKTKATVPGTAWSVDPKTNKIQVLADSTVTGSKWDTVLSTVKSLGTNMATVKKTGGSFKTLVSGGDAIFAQTDQGGVRCSLGFNVTASDGTPAFLTAGHCGVAAKQWSDSQDGQPIATVDQATFPVSDFSLVKYDDPATQTTSDVNVGNGQTVQITQAEDATVGTQVFRMGSTTGLHDGTVTGLDATVNFQSETDPNGVDTVNGLIQTDVCAEAGDSGGSLFTQDGGAVGLTSGGSGDCTAGGETFFQPVTAALTATGATLGDAGAGAGAGDDTATADPSATAADPSATDGTGDQSGAVDPNATDGTGDQSGAVDPSATDATGTGEDQSGTGQDTGTGADDGSSLTSNH; translated from the coding sequence TTGAGTCACAAGCGAATTCCGAAGCGCAAGGCAGCGATAGCGGTTGGCGGTGTCGCGGCTCTCGGAGCGGCGGCGATCCTGCTCCCGAACGCCAACGCGTCCCAGGACAATTCGGCAGGCGCCGCCACCCCCAAGACCCTCAAGGCGACGGGCGCCTCCGACCTCTCCTCGCAGCTCGCCGGACTGCTGGGTGACGCCTTCGCCGGGTCCTACTACGACAGCGCCACGCAGCAGCTCGTCGTCAACGTGATCTCCGGCGACAACAACAACGTGGTCGTGCAGGCCGAGAAGGCCGGCGCCAAGGTGCGCAAGGTGCAGAACAGCACCGCCGAACTCACCGCCGCCGCCCAGGTGTTGAAGACCAAGGCCACCGTCCCCGGCACCGCCTGGTCGGTCGACCCGAAGACCAACAAGATCCAGGTCCTCGCCGACAGCACCGTCACCGGTTCCAAGTGGGACACCGTGCTCTCGACGGTCAAGAGCCTCGGCACGAACATGGCCACGGTGAAGAAGACCGGCGGCTCCTTCAAGACGCTGGTCTCCGGCGGCGACGCCATCTTCGCCCAGACCGACCAGGGCGGCGTGCGCTGCTCCCTCGGCTTCAACGTCACCGCGAGCGACGGCACCCCCGCCTTCCTGACCGCCGGACACTGCGGCGTCGCGGCGAAGCAGTGGTCCGACTCGCAGGACGGCCAGCCGATCGCGACCGTCGACCAGGCCACGTTCCCCGTCAGCGACTTCTCCCTCGTGAAGTACGACGACCCGGCGACGCAGACCACGAGCGACGTCAACGTCGGCAACGGCCAGACCGTCCAGATCACCCAGGCCGAGGACGCCACGGTCGGCACCCAGGTCTTCCGGATGGGCTCCACCACCGGTCTGCACGACGGCACGGTCACCGGCCTCGACGCGACGGTCAACTTCCAGAGCGAGACCGACCCCAACGGTGTCGACACCGTCAACGGCCTCATCCAGACGGACGTCTGCGCCGAGGCGGGTGACAGCGGCGGCTCGCTCTTCACCCAGGACGGCGGCGCGGTCGGTCTCACCTCGGGCGGCAGCGGCGACTGCACCGCCGGCGGCGAGACCTTCTTCCAGCCGGTCACCGCCGCGCTCACCGCGACCGGCGCCACCCTCGGCGACGCGGGCGCGGGTGCCGGCGCGGGTGACGACACCGCCACGGCGGACCCGTCGGCGACCGCGGCCGACCCGTCGGCCACCGACGGCACGGGCGACCAGTCCGGCGCCGTGGACCCGAACGCGACCGACGGCACCGGTGACCAGTCCGGCGCCGTCGACCCGTCCGCGACCGACGCCACGGGCACCGGCGAGGACCAGAGCGGCACCGGCCAGGACACCGGCACCGGGGCCGACGACGGTTCGTCGCTCACCTCGAACCACTGA
- a CDS encoding SpoIIE family protein phosphatase, giving the protein MLSLALAAMMDGVHAHSGAVYLLTPDEPVLEMAVMAGLPRAFAAPWERVGLSAPIPVAEAVRERRLIWVGGEEDMARRYPRIAVVLPYPFALAAVPVATESTVYGSVFVTWPGSHPPVLSDRDRDQLTSACDRLAVRLERAVAERHPVRAEPDLLATGPAASVAGTLGTVEAARMVARLPYGLCSLDLHGRVGFANAAAGELLGLPVSGLLGTQLWAAVPWLNDPVYEDRYRAALLSQQVTSFVALRPPGEWLSFRLYPSTTGLSVRISRARAVTELSRAATRPGEGPSRLVTISQVLSLAGALTEAVGVEDVVQLIADEVAPAVGGQALVVLGSRGGRLHVLGHRGYPDPQIVERFDGMALTESTPGTAALNSGVPAFFDSRQELERLYPSRHATPDGFAAWAYLPLIASGRPVGTCVLAYGEPHVFPADERAVLTSLGGLIAQALERALLYDAKNQLAHGLQAALLPHSLPPLPGIEAAARYLPATQGMEIGGDFYDLVTSEGLAAVIGDVQGHNVTAAGLMGQIRTAVRAYTTVGQAPEEVMRSTNRLLIDLGSELFASCLYLRLDPARGTAVMARAGHPPPLLRRPDGRVRVLDLAGGPLLGIDADAVYPTTEVDLAPGSVLALYTDGLIESPGVDIEDALAELGQRLAAAGDLPLEEIADELVRHSAAAQERIDDVALLLLRAREPGPM; this is encoded by the coding sequence ATGCTGTCTCTCGCGCTGGCCGCGATGATGGACGGCGTCCACGCGCACTCGGGCGCGGTCTATCTGCTGACGCCCGACGAGCCGGTGCTGGAGATGGCGGTGATGGCCGGGCTGCCCCGCGCCTTCGCGGCGCCCTGGGAGCGGGTCGGGCTGAGCGCGCCGATCCCGGTGGCCGAGGCGGTGCGCGAGCGGCGGCTGATCTGGGTCGGCGGCGAGGAGGACATGGCCCGCCGCTATCCGCGCATCGCGGTGGTGCTGCCGTACCCCTTCGCCCTGGCCGCCGTGCCGGTCGCCACGGAGTCGACGGTCTACGGCTCGGTCTTCGTGACCTGGCCCGGTTCGCATCCCCCGGTCCTCTCCGACCGGGACCGCGACCAGCTCACCTCCGCATGCGACCGGCTCGCGGTGCGGCTGGAGCGTGCCGTGGCGGAGCGCCACCCGGTGCGGGCGGAGCCCGATCTCCTCGCCACCGGGCCCGCGGCGAGCGTGGCCGGGACGCTGGGCACGGTCGAGGCGGCGCGGATGGTGGCCCGGCTGCCGTACGGGCTGTGTTCGCTGGATCTGCACGGGCGGGTCGGCTTCGCGAACGCGGCGGCCGGGGAGCTGCTCGGCCTGCCGGTGAGCGGTCTGCTCGGTACTCAGTTGTGGGCGGCGGTGCCCTGGCTCAACGACCCGGTGTACGAGGACCGTTACCGGGCCGCGCTGCTCAGTCAGCAGGTCACGTCGTTCGTGGCGCTGCGGCCGCCGGGCGAGTGGCTGTCGTTCCGGCTGTATCCGAGCACGACCGGGCTGAGCGTCCGGATCAGCCGGGCACGGGCGGTGACGGAGCTGAGCCGGGCGGCGACGCGACCGGGCGAGGGGCCCTCGCGCCTTGTGACCATCTCGCAGGTGCTGAGCCTGGCCGGGGCGCTCACCGAGGCGGTCGGGGTGGAGGACGTGGTGCAGCTGATCGCGGACGAGGTCGCCCCGGCCGTGGGCGGCCAGGCGCTGGTGGTGCTCGGTTCGCGGGGCGGGCGGCTGCATGTGCTGGGGCACCGCGGCTATCCGGACCCGCAGATCGTGGAGCGCTTCGACGGGATGGCGCTGACGGAGTCGACGCCGGGGACGGCCGCCCTGAACAGCGGTGTGCCCGCGTTCTTCGACTCCCGGCAGGAGCTGGAACGGCTGTATCCGAGCCGGCACGCCACCCCCGACGGGTTCGCGGCCTGGGCGTATCTCCCGCTGATCGCGTCCGGACGCCCGGTCGGCACCTGTGTGCTGGCCTACGGCGAGCCGCATGTCTTCCCCGCGGACGAGCGGGCCGTGCTGACGAGTCTGGGCGGGCTGATCGCGCAGGCGCTGGAGCGCGCCCTGCTGTACGACGCGAAGAATCAGCTGGCCCACGGACTGCAGGCCGCGCTGCTCCCGCACTCGTTGCCGCCGCTGCCCGGCATCGAGGCCGCCGCCCGTTATCTGCCGGCCACTCAAGGGATGGAGATCGGCGGCGACTTCTACGACCTCGTGACCTCCGAGGGACTGGCCGCCGTGATCGGTGACGTGCAGGGGCACAACGTGACCGCGGCCGGGCTGATGGGGCAGATCCGGACCGCCGTCCGCGCATACACCACAGTCGGCCAGGCCCCGGAGGAGGTCATGCGCAGCACCAACCGGCTGCTGATCGACCTCGGTTCCGAGCTCTTCGCGAGCTGTCTGTATCTACGGCTGGATCCCGCGCGCGGCACGGCCGTGATGGCGCGGGCCGGGCATCCGCCGCCGTTGCTGCGCCGGCCGGACGGGCGGGTGCGGGTGCTGGACCTGGCGGGCGGTCCGCTGCTGGGCATCGACGCCGACGCCGTCTATCCGACGACGGAGGTCGATCTCGCGCCCGGTTCCGTCCTCGCCCTCTACACCGACGGGCTCATCGAGTCACCCGGCGTCGACATCGAGGACGCCCTGGCCGAACTGGGCCAACGCCTCGCGGCGGCAGGGGACTTGCCGCTGGAGGAGATCGCCGACGAACTGGTGCGGCACAGCGCGGCCGCACAGGAGCGGATCGACGACGTGGCGCTGCTACTGCTGCGGGCCCGGGAGCCGGGACCGATGTAA
- a CDS encoding HlyD family efflux transporter periplasmic adaptor subunit, producing MQFRQQALAKLQSPEELDLPVRFARPQGWLVLSVTVVVVAAASVWAVTGSVASTVSASAILTHGEGSYILQSPVAGQVTAVLAQEGERLPANSPVLKVRSSDGDSVVRTVAAGRITALAATIGQIIQTGANVAAVEKVAHTTDPLYATVYVPAENAASIPANADVDLTVSSAPTQTYGVLRGQVKAVDRSAQSAQQISAFLGDSQLGEQFTKKGRPVAVLVRLDKSARTKSGYKWSSQDGPPFALTSMTMASASIRLADQRPLDWLLP from the coding sequence GTGCAGTTCCGCCAACAGGCCCTCGCCAAGCTCCAGTCGCCCGAAGAGCTCGATCTTCCGGTGCGCTTCGCGCGTCCGCAGGGCTGGCTCGTGCTCTCCGTGACGGTGGTCGTGGTGGCCGCCGCGTCCGTGTGGGCGGTGACCGGATCGGTGGCGTCGACCGTCAGCGCGTCCGCCATCCTCACGCACGGGGAGGGCAGTTACATCCTGCAGAGTCCCGTGGCCGGCCAGGTCACCGCCGTCCTCGCGCAGGAAGGCGAGCGGCTGCCCGCCAACTCCCCTGTCCTGAAGGTCCGTTCGAGCGACGGCGACTCCGTCGTGCGCACGGTCGCCGCGGGCCGGATCACCGCGCTCGCCGCCACCATCGGCCAGATCATCCAGACCGGCGCGAACGTCGCCGCCGTCGAGAAGGTCGCCCACACCACCGACCCGCTGTACGCGACGGTGTACGTCCCCGCCGAGAACGCGGCCTCCATCCCCGCGAACGCCGACGTCGACCTGACCGTCTCCTCGGCTCCGACGCAGACGTACGGCGTGCTGCGCGGCCAGGTGAAGGCGGTGGACCGGTCCGCCCAGTCGGCGCAGCAGATCTCCGCGTTCCTCGGGGACAGCCAGCTCGGCGAGCAGTTCACCAAGAAGGGCCGCCCGGTGGCCGTACTGGTGAGACTCGACAAGTCGGCGCGGACGAAGAGCGGTTACAAGTGGTCGTCCCAGGACGGACCCCCCTTCGCCCTCACCTCCATGACCATGGCCTCGGCCTCGATCCGGCTGGCCGATCAGCGCCCCCTCGATTGGCTGCTGCCATGA